From one Solea solea chromosome 15, fSolSol10.1, whole genome shotgun sequence genomic stretch:
- the LOC131474479 gene encoding cytochrome c oxidase assembly protein COX20, mitochondrial isoform X2 yields the protein MAGEEQEKNDKGFRLPGFVDVQGTPCAREALLHGAAGSLVAGLLHFLATSVTAGCTMLSFVFSRESFRKESRTRSSTKDRVWIQTTNLDLHDLN from the exons ATGGCGGGAGAAGAACAGGAGAAAAACGACAAG GGTTTCAGGCTGCCGGGGTTTGTGGACGTCCAGGGGACTCCGTGTGCCAGAGAGGCCTTACTTCACGGAGCTGCAGGGTCATTAGTTGCTGGTCTGCTTCACTTTCTGGCCACAA GTGTTACTGCAGGATGCACAATGCTCAGCTTCGTGTTCAGCAGAGAATCATTCAGGAAGGAATCAAGAACAAGATCATCTACGAAGGATCGGGTCTGGATCCAAACAACAAACCTGGACCTTCATGATCTCAACTGA
- the LOC131474479 gene encoding cytochrome c oxidase assembly protein COX20, mitochondrial isoform X1 translates to MAGEEQEKNDKGFRLPGFVDVQGTPCAREALLHGAAGSLVAGLLHFLATSRVKRSFDVGYAGFFLTTLGSWCYCRMHNAQLRVQQRIIQEGIKNKIIYEGSGLDPNNKPGPS, encoded by the exons ATGGCGGGAGAAGAACAGGAGAAAAACGACAAG GGTTTCAGGCTGCCGGGGTTTGTGGACGTCCAGGGGACTCCGTGTGCCAGAGAGGCCTTACTTCACGGAGCTGCAGGGTCATTAGTTGCTGGTCTGCTTCACTTTCTGGCCACAA GTCGTGTGAAGAGGTCATTTGACGTTGGCTATGCAGGTTTTTTCCTCACCACACTCGGCTCCTG GTGTTACTGCAGGATGCACAATGCTCAGCTTCGTGTTCAGCAGAGAATCATTCAGGAAGGAATCAAGAACAAGATCATCTACGAAGGATCGGGTCTGGATCCAAACAACAAACCTGGACCTTCATGA